A stretch of the Candidatus Zixiibacteriota bacterium genome encodes the following:
- a CDS encoding methyltransferase domain-containing protein produces MKPYNKFANVYDEMGADHHSIKMTEYCFKIFRKFHIRPTTGLDLCCGTGSAILKFAEKGIMMSGLDQSASMLAMAARKLKDYKVRLYQKSLPRFRLLDTSHSRKIVQFDLVTSFYDSLNYLKNQTELKTAFKSVYAHLLPGGWFIFDMNTPPALKILWGGQIYAGLTDNMGWVWQNDYNPKTKSAICRTTFFQKKGELYERFEEVHVEKAYENAVIKKVLKTAGFQVKGFYRCHSFEKPRKGTYRICVVAKKPA; encoded by the coding sequence TTGAAACCGTATAATAAATTCGCCAACGTCTACGACGAGATGGGAGCCGATCACCATTCCATCAAAATGACCGAATACTGCTTTAAGATATTCCGAAAATTCCACATCAGGCCGACCACCGGACTCGACCTGTGCTGCGGCACCGGCTCGGCGATTCTGAAGTTCGCCGAAAAAGGCATCATGATGTCCGGTCTGGATCAAAGCGCATCCATGCTGGCTATGGCCGCGCGAAAACTGAAAGACTACAAAGTCAGGCTATATCAAAAGTCGCTACCCAGATTCCGCCTGCTCGATACCAGCCACAGCCGAAAAATCGTCCAGTTCGATCTGGTAACCTCCTTCTATGATTCGCTCAATTACCTCAAAAATCAAACCGAACTCAAAACCGCCTTCAAATCGGTCTATGCGCATCTTCTGCCCGGCGGATGGTTCATCTTTGATATGAATACCCCTCCCGCCCTAAAGATTCTTTGGGGTGGTCAGATCTATGCCGGCCTCACCGACAACATGGGATGGGTCTGGCAAAACGACTACAACCCCAAAACCAAATCGGCCATCTGCCGCACCACCTTCTTTCAGAAAAAGGGGGAGTTATATGAACGCTTCGAAGAAGTGCACGTGGAAAAAGCGTATGAAAACGCTGTGATCAAAAAGGTGCTCAAAACCGCGGGTTTCCAGGTCAAGGGGTTCTACCGATGTCACTCGTTTGAAAAACCCAGAAAAGGAACCTACCGCATCTGCGTGGTAGCAAAAAAGCCGGCGTAA
- a CDS encoding NfeD family protein, whose amino-acid sequence MPNVVWIWLAAMVVFLILELLTPTFIFACFVVGALVSGVVGIFNPENYYLQIGLFVGVSVILLPLTRSVAKRITKESPQKSNVDALIGKVGLVTRAIDPDLGGQVRLEGEVWMATAGEAIEEGAKATVISVSGAKVHVEKKV is encoded by the coding sequence ATGCCCAATGTGGTGTGGATCTGGCTGGCGGCGATGGTCGTCTTTTTGATACTGGAGCTTTTGACGCCAACCTTTATTTTCGCGTGTTTCGTGGTTGGGGCGCTGGTGTCCGGAGTGGTGGGCATTTTCAATCCGGAGAACTACTATCTGCAGATCGGTTTGTTCGTGGGTGTGTCGGTGATACTTCTGCCCCTGACTCGTTCGGTGGCGAAGAGGATTACCAAAGAGTCGCCGCAGAAGTCCAATGTCGACGCGTTGATAGGCAAAGTCGGATTGGTGACCAGAGCGATCGATCCGGATCTCGGCGGACAGGTTCGTCTGGAAGGTGAAGTGTGGATGGCGACCGCCGGTGAGGCCATAGAGGAAGGCGCCAAGGCGACGGTGATTTCCGTATCGGGCGCGAAGGTGCACGTTGAAAAGAAAGTCTGA
- a CDS encoding SPFH domain-containing protein codes for METIWLFLIIFAVFAFIVVAMSIRIIRPFEKGLVERLGRFQRILDPGLNLIVPFFDTTIKVDMREVVMDVPPQLVITSDNVGVEVDAVVYAQVTDPVRSRYEITNYVMAATKLAQTNLRNVIGELDLDRCLSSRDTVNAQLRDVLDQATDKWGVKVNRVELQRIDPPRDITEAMSRQMKAERDKRATILDAEAIRQSEITKAEGLKLAAILEAEGFAEAVRKKADAEKYRQITVAEGEGKAIGTVFDAIHAGKPDEKLITLKYLEMLPKLADGKANKLFLPYEASGIISSLAAMVEGIRGEGGRGLGSGGAGDCAETPSS; via the coding sequence ATGGAAACCATTTGGCTGTTTTTGATAATCTTCGCGGTGTTCGCCTTTATCGTGGTGGCGATGTCGATCAGGATTATTCGTCCGTTCGAGAAGGGGCTGGTCGAACGGCTCGGTAGGTTCCAGCGAATACTCGACCCGGGACTCAACCTGATTGTACCGTTTTTTGACACGACGATCAAGGTCGATATGCGCGAGGTGGTGATGGATGTTCCGCCGCAGTTGGTGATTACATCGGACAACGTGGGTGTCGAGGTTGACGCTGTCGTGTACGCGCAGGTGACGGATCCGGTTCGGTCGCGCTATGAGATTACCAACTATGTTATGGCGGCGACGAAGCTGGCGCAGACGAATTTGAGAAACGTGATCGGCGAGCTCGATCTGGATCGATGTTTGAGTTCACGCGATACCGTGAACGCGCAGCTTCGTGACGTGCTCGATCAGGCGACGGATAAGTGGGGGGTGAAGGTCAACCGGGTGGAACTTCAGAGGATCGACCCGCCCCGCGATATCACCGAGGCGATGAGCCGTCAGATGAAAGCCGAGCGTGACAAGCGCGCGACGATTCTCGATGCCGAGGCGATTAGACAGTCGGAAATTACCAAGGCGGAGGGGCTGAAGCTGGCGGCGATTTTGGAGGCCGAAGGTTTTGCCGAGGCCGTGAGAAAGAAAGCCGATGCCGAGAAGTACCGTCAGATCACGGTTGCCGAGGGTGAGGGGAAGGCTATCGGGACGGTGTTCGACGCTATCCATGCCGGCAAGCCGGACGAGAAGCTGATTACGCTGAAATATCTGGAGATGCTTCCGAAGCTGGCCGACGGCAAAGCGAACAAGCTGTTTCTGCCATATGAGGCGAGTGGGATTATATCTTCGCTGGCGGCTATGGTGGAAGGTATCCGCGGCGAGGGTGGCCGGGGGCTTGGATCGGGCGGCGCGGGTGATTGTGCCGAGACGCCATCGTCGTAG